In the genome of Pempheris klunzingeri isolate RE-2024b chromosome 3, fPemKlu1.hap1, whole genome shotgun sequence, one region contains:
- the cdkn2a/b gene encoding cyclin-dependent kinase 4 inhibitor B, giving the protein MTMTLEDDLTAAAAKGNAADVEFLLQAGAEVNGVNCFGRTALQVMMMGSIPVAQVLLKHGADPNLADSRTGTTPLHDAARTGFVDTVRLLVLFLADPQARDNTNCRPVDLARDNGHTHVVAFLESL; this is encoded by the exons ATGACAATGACTCTCGAGGATGATCTGACAGCAGCCGCAGCGAAGGGAAACGCGGCCGATGTGGAGTTTCTCCTGCAGGCCGGAGCCGAAGTTAACGGAGTGAACTGTTTTGGACGAACCGCTCTGCAG gtgatgatgatggggaGCATCCCGGTGGCTCAGGTGTTACTGAAGCACGGGGCGGACCCCAACCTGGCGGACAGCCGCACCGGCACCACCCCGCTGCATGACGCGGCCAGGACGGGCTTTGTGGACACTGTGCGGCTCCTGGTGCTGTTCCTGGCTGACCCGCAGGCCAGGGACAACACAAACTGTCGGCCTGTCGATCTGGCCAGAGACAACGGCCACACACACGTGGTTGCCTTTCTGGAGTCTCTGTGA